The proteins below are encoded in one region of Pseudonocardia sp. DSM 110487:
- a CDS encoding metal ABC transporter solute-binding protein, Zn/Mn family, with the protein MPFRRAAVAALAVLTVAGCGSATQTPAAAPPAEDAAVPVVASTNVYGSIVEAVGGDHVTVDSLIDDPAADPHSYESTPADAAAVAKAKLVVVNGGGYDDFLPRLVESSGANPTVVDVAGISGLVPAEEEHAAEEAPAEGEEHEHGEFNEHFWYSLPTVQKVATQIATDLAAADPADAAEFTANADAFNARLAELITRAEAIGKAQPGARVAVTEPVPGYLVQTAGLTDATPHEFTEAIEEDTDPPAAALQETLALFSGDPVRALILNAQTETPSTNQVRDAAQTAGVPVVEMTETLPEGVPDYATWMGGQIDALAGALGTRPSGS; encoded by the coding sequence ATGCCGTTCCGCCGCGCTGCCGTCGCCGCGCTCGCCGTGCTCACCGTCGCGGGCTGCGGCTCCGCCACCCAGACGCCCGCAGCCGCCCCACCCGCCGAGGACGCGGCCGTGCCGGTCGTCGCCTCCACGAACGTCTACGGCAGCATCGTCGAAGCCGTCGGCGGCGACCACGTCACCGTCGACTCGCTGATCGACGATCCCGCCGCCGATCCCCACTCCTACGAGAGCACGCCCGCCGATGCCGCAGCCGTGGCCAAGGCCAAGCTCGTCGTAGTCAACGGCGGTGGCTACGACGACTTCCTCCCGCGGCTCGTGGAGTCCTCGGGAGCGAACCCGACCGTCGTCGACGTAGCCGGCATCTCCGGCCTGGTTCCGGCGGAGGAGGAGCACGCCGCGGAGGAGGCGCCCGCCGAGGGCGAGGAGCACGAGCACGGCGAGTTCAACGAGCACTTCTGGTACAGCCTGCCCACCGTGCAGAAGGTCGCGACGCAGATCGCCACCGATCTCGCCGCCGCCGACCCGGCCGACGCCGCCGAGTTCACGGCCAACGCGGATGCCTTCAACGCCCGCCTGGCGGAGCTGATCACCCGTGCCGAGGCGATCGGCAAGGCGCAGCCCGGCGCCCGGGTGGCGGTCACCGAGCCGGTGCCGGGCTACCTCGTGCAGACGGCAGGGCTCACCGACGCCACACCCCACGAGTTCACCGAGGCGATCGAGGAGGACACCGACCCGCCCGCCGCGGCGCTCCAGGAGACGCTCGCCCTGTTCTCCGGTGACCCGGTGCGCGCGCTCATCCTCAACGCGCAGACGGAGACCCCCAGCACCAACCAGGTTCGGGACGCGGCGCAGACTGCAGGGGTGCCCGTCGTCGAGATGACCGAGACCCTTCCCGAGGGCGTCCCGGACTACGCCACCTGGATGGGCGGCCAGATCGACGCCCTCGCAGGGGCTCTCGGCACACGCCCGTCCGGAAGCTGA
- a CDS encoding metal ABC transporter ATP-binding protein, which translates to MAAPPTTPPDVPTLPVATPAVSLRGARVSFGDRTLWDGLDLDVAPGEFVTVLGPNGSGKTTLVRVLLGLLPLTAGEVRIAGRPPRRGSPGIGYVPQQKALDPDLPLRGRDLVGLGLDGHRFGIGFRGRRERRERVDAALAAVGGTPYADAPVGRLSGGEQQRLRVAQALVGGPDVLLCDEPLLSLDLSHQRTVTRLIDERRRAAGTSVLFVTHEINPVLPLVDRVLYLVNGRFRIGPPEEVMTSEVLSELYRTEVDVLRVRGRLVVVGAEDHGEHCHEESA; encoded by the coding sequence ATGGCCGCGCCTCCCACCACACCACCGGACGTCCCGACGCTGCCCGTCGCGACGCCCGCGGTGTCGCTGCGCGGGGCGCGCGTCAGCTTCGGCGACCGCACCCTGTGGGACGGGCTCGACCTCGACGTCGCCCCCGGCGAGTTCGTCACGGTGCTCGGCCCCAACGGCTCAGGCAAGACCACGCTCGTGCGCGTGCTGCTCGGCCTCCTCCCGCTCACGGCGGGCGAGGTGCGGATCGCCGGCCGGCCGCCGCGGCGCGGGAGCCCCGGCATCGGCTACGTCCCGCAGCAGAAGGCCCTCGATCCCGACCTCCCGCTACGCGGTCGCGACCTCGTCGGGCTCGGGCTCGACGGTCACCGCTTCGGCATCGGGTTCCGCGGCCGCCGGGAGCGCCGGGAGCGGGTGGACGCCGCGCTCGCCGCGGTCGGCGGCACCCCGTACGCCGACGCGCCCGTCGGCCGGCTCTCCGGCGGCGAGCAGCAGCGGCTTCGGGTGGCCCAGGCCCTGGTCGGTGGGCCGGACGTGCTGCTGTGCGACGAGCCGCTGCTCTCGCTCGATCTGTCCCACCAGCGCACGGTCACCCGGCTCATCGACGAGCGGCGCCGGGCCGCCGGCACCTCGGTCCTGTTCGTCACGCACGAGATCAACCCGGTCCTCCCGCTCGTCGACCGCGTGCTCTACCTCGTGAACGGCCGGTTCCGGATCGGCCCGCCGGAGGAGGTCATGACCTCCGAGGTGCTATCGGAGCTCTACCGCACCGAGGTGGACGTGCTGCGGGTCCGCGGGCGGCTGGTCGTCGTCGGGGCGGAGGACCACGGCGAGCACTGCCACGAGGAGTCGGCGTGA